In Mycolicibacterium phocaicum, one DNA window encodes the following:
- a CDS encoding DUF3159 domain-containing protein codes for MEAQQDDSDAKLTAHVLLEQMGGLSGLIYSSLPVLVFVPISSFFGLTAAIYSALGVAGLVLIWRLVRRESVQPAVSGFIGVGISALIAYMIGASKGYFLLGIWSSLIYAGVFAISILIRRPLVGYGWSWVTGHDRSWRGIRRAVLAFDIATAVWALVFAARFLVQNHLYGLDQTGLLGVARIAMGWPLTAVAALASYLAIRTAQKAIRDAEHHVTEA; via the coding sequence ATCGAGGCCCAGCAGGACGACAGTGACGCCAAACTCACGGCGCATGTCCTGCTGGAGCAGATGGGCGGCCTCAGCGGCCTCATCTATTCGTCCCTGCCGGTCCTCGTTTTCGTTCCCATCTCCAGTTTCTTCGGGCTGACTGCCGCGATCTATTCGGCGCTCGGCGTCGCCGGCCTGGTCCTGATCTGGCGCCTGGTGCGCCGCGAATCCGTGCAGCCGGCGGTGTCCGGCTTCATCGGCGTCGGGATCAGCGCACTGATCGCCTACATGATCGGCGCCTCGAAAGGCTATTTCCTGCTTGGCATCTGGTCATCGCTGATCTATGCCGGGGTGTTCGCGATCTCGATCCTGATCCGTCGCCCCCTGGTCGGCTACGGCTGGAGCTGGGTCACGGGACACGACCGCAGCTGGCGCGGCATCCGGCGGGCGGTGCTGGCGTTCGACATCGCGACCGCGGTGTGGGCGCTGGTGTTCGCGGCGCGGTTCCTGGTCCAGAACCACCTGTACGGACTGGACCAGACGGGTCTGCTCGGCGTGGCCCGGATCGCCATGGGCTGGCCACTCACCGCGGTCGCCGCGCTGGCGTCCTACCTGGCCATCCGGACGGCCCAGAAGGCCATCCGGGACGCGGAGCATCACGTCACCGAGGCTTAG
- a CDS encoding class I SAM-dependent RNA methyltransferase encodes MSEVTLTVGPPANGGSCVARHDGRVIFVRHALPGEVVRAAVTSERGSYWHADAIEVIEASPDRVDSLCAIAGAHGSGCCDLAFVDPAAARRLKGEVVANQMARLGGYESGDLEAAEVGTVGATGWRTRVRLEVGADGRAGFHRYHSDELVTDLSCAQVPAGMLDDLPLQPPGAHVHVVLDDAGNRHVVRSGPRGGKKSKSGMTEVVSGEYEAVQRVGDREWRVPVTAFWQSHRDAAGTYSALVAEWAELSAGQTAWDLYGGAGVFAAALAGSVGESGKVLTVDTSRGSARAARAALGDLGCVEVLTDSVRRALGTQRVAADVAVLDPPRTGAGHEVIDQLAAAGVPRVIHIGCEAASFARDIGLYRGHGYEVANLRVFDSFPLTHHVECVALLTR; translated from the coding sequence GTGAGTGAAGTAACTTTGACCGTTGGCCCGCCGGCCAACGGTGGCAGCTGCGTCGCACGTCACGACGGCCGCGTGATCTTCGTCCGGCACGCCCTGCCGGGCGAGGTGGTGCGCGCCGCGGTCACGTCCGAGCGTGGGTCGTATTGGCACGCCGATGCGATCGAGGTCATCGAGGCGTCACCCGACCGGGTGGATTCGTTGTGCGCGATCGCCGGGGCGCACGGATCCGGTTGCTGCGATTTGGCTTTCGTCGATCCCGCCGCGGCGCGGCGGCTCAAGGGCGAGGTGGTGGCCAATCAGATGGCCCGCCTCGGCGGCTACGAGTCAGGTGACCTGGAGGCAGCGGAGGTCGGCACCGTCGGCGCGACCGGGTGGCGTACCCGGGTGCGGCTCGAGGTCGGCGCCGACGGCCGGGCCGGGTTCCACCGCTATCACAGCGACGAGTTGGTGACCGACCTGTCGTGTGCGCAGGTGCCGGCCGGGATGCTGGACGATCTGCCGCTGCAACCGCCCGGGGCGCACGTGCACGTGGTGCTCGACGACGCCGGCAACCGGCACGTCGTGCGGTCCGGTCCACGCGGGGGCAAGAAGAGCAAGTCCGGCATGACCGAAGTGGTCTCGGGCGAGTACGAAGCCGTGCAGCGCGTCGGTGATCGGGAATGGCGCGTTCCGGTGACGGCGTTCTGGCAGTCCCATCGTGACGCCGCCGGCACCTACAGCGCGCTGGTCGCCGAGTGGGCCGAGCTGTCCGCGGGGCAGACGGCGTGGGATTTGTACGGCGGCGCAGGCGTTTTCGCGGCCGCGTTGGCCGGCTCGGTGGGGGAGTCCGGCAAGGTGCTGACGGTGGACACCTCACGCGGGTCGGCGCGCGCGGCCCGGGCGGCGCTCGGAGATCTCGGCTGCGTCGAGGTGCTGACCGATTCGGTGCGGCGCGCGCTGGGAACCCAGCGGGTCGCGGCCGACGTCGCCGTACTCGACCCGCCGCGCACCGGCGCCGGGCACGAGGTCATCGACCAGCTGGCCGCCGCCGGGGTGCCACGGGTGATCCACATCGGTTGTGAGGCAGCCTCTTTCGCCCGCGACATCGGCCTCTACCGTGGGCACGGATACGAGGTGGCGAACCTGCGCGTCTTCGATTCGTTCCCGCTGACGCACCACGTCGAGTGTGTGGCCCTGCTGACCCGGTAA
- the cei gene encoding envelope integrity protein Cei has product MVAQITEGTAFDKHGRPFRRRNYVPAAVLFAVLAVATLIAWLVVANQPAEIHQAITCNPPPAPTDPNQPKLGDEVSQSSMVNVVPAKLADTKIKVLNASGQGGQASEVAGELRDLGFGQPAASNDPVYASTRMECQGQIRFGPAGKSAAAALWLVAPCTQLFQDQRPDDSVDLAIGTEFNELAHSDDIEAMLASLKPDATQPADTSLLPKIHSGTC; this is encoded by the coding sequence GTGGTCGCACAAATCACCGAGGGCACGGCCTTCGACAAGCACGGTCGGCCGTTCCGCCGCCGCAACTACGTGCCCGCCGCGGTCCTGTTCGCGGTGCTGGCCGTGGCGACGCTGATCGCCTGGCTCGTCGTCGCGAACCAGCCCGCCGAAATCCACCAGGCGATCACCTGCAATCCCCCGCCGGCACCGACCGACCCGAACCAGCCGAAGCTCGGCGATGAGGTGTCGCAGTCCTCGATGGTCAACGTGGTGCCGGCCAAGCTCGCCGACACCAAGATCAAGGTGCTCAACGCCAGCGGCCAGGGCGGCCAGGCCAGCGAGGTCGCCGGCGAGCTGCGCGACCTCGGATTCGGCCAGCCCGCGGCCAGCAATGACCCGGTGTACGCCAGCACCCGCATGGAATGCCAGGGCCAGATCCGGTTCGGCCCGGCCGGCAAGTCCGCGGCCGCCGCGCTGTGGCTCGTCGCGCCGTGCACCCAGCTGTTCCAGGACCAGCGCCCCGACGACTCCGTCGACCTCGCGATCGGCACCGAGTTCAACGAGCTCGCCCACAGCGACGACATCGAGGCCATGCTGGCCAGCCTGAAGCCCGACGCGACGCAGCCCGCCGACACCTCGCTGCTGCCGAAGATCCACAGCGGGACCTGCTAG
- a CDS encoding potassium channel family protein, whose protein sequence is MKVAIAGAGAVGRSIARELVDHHEVMLLERNPDHIDVDAVPAAQWRLGDACELSLLESVKLHEFDVVIAATGDDKANVVVSLLAKTEFAVPRVVARVNDPRNEWLFDDSWGVDVAVSTPRMLASLVEEAVSVGDLVRLMSFRKGQANLVEITLPDDTPWGGKAVKRLQLPRDATLVTILRGPRVIVPESDEPLEGGDELLFVAVAEVEQELRNQVLNPG, encoded by the coding sequence ATGAAGGTCGCAATCGCGGGCGCCGGCGCCGTCGGCCGCTCCATCGCGCGGGAACTGGTCGATCACCACGAGGTGATGCTGCTGGAGCGCAATCCGGACCATATCGACGTCGACGCCGTCCCGGCGGCGCAGTGGCGTCTGGGTGACGCCTGCGAGCTGTCACTGCTCGAGTCGGTCAAGCTCCATGAGTTCGACGTGGTCATCGCCGCCACCGGCGACGACAAGGCCAACGTGGTGGTGAGCCTGCTCGCCAAGACCGAGTTCGCGGTCCCGCGCGTCGTGGCTCGCGTCAACGACCCGCGCAACGAGTGGCTGTTCGACGACAGCTGGGGCGTCGACGTCGCGGTGTCGACACCGCGCATGCTGGCGTCACTCGTCGAAGAAGCCGTGTCGGTGGGCGACCTGGTCCGCCTGATGAGCTTCCGCAAGGGCCAGGCCAACCTGGTCGAGATCACGCTGCCCGACGACACGCCGTGGGGCGGCAAGGCCGTCAAGCGCCTCCAGTTGCCGCGCGACGCCACGCTCGTGACCATCCTGCGCGGCCCGCGCGTCATCGTCCCCGAATCGGACGAGCCGCTCGAGGGCGGCGACGAGCTGCTGTTCGTGGCGGTGGCCGAGGTCGAGCAGGAGCTGCGCAACCAGGTGCTGAATCCGGGCTAA
- a CDS encoding DUF4193 domain-containing protein, with product MATDYDAPRRSETDEVSEDSLEELKARRNEAQSAVVDVDETDSAENFELPGADLSGEELSVRVVPKQADEFTCSSCFLVQHRSRLASEKNGVMICTDCAA from the coding sequence ATGGCTACCGATTACGACGCCCCGCGGCGTTCTGAGACTGACGAGGTTTCCGAGGACTCTCTGGAGGAGCTGAAAGCACGGCGCAACGAGGCACAGTCCGCCGTCGTCGACGTCGACGAGACCGACTCGGCCGAGAACTTCGAGTTGCCGGGCGCTGACCTGTCGGGCGAGGAACTCTCGGTCCGTGTGGTGCCCAAGCAGGCCGATGAGTTCACCTGCTCGAGCTGTTTCCTGGTGCAACACCGCAGCCGTCTCGCCAGTGAGAAGAACGGCGTGATGATCTGCACCGACTGCGCCGCCTAG
- a CDS encoding alpha/beta fold hydrolase encodes MTANLQGMTAVLLPGTGSDDDYIRRAFGGALLEAGAVVIAPRPLPGDLIGGYVEALDAAAQHGPIIVGGVSLGAAVATNWALKHPEQCIAVLAALPAWTGDSDGAPAAQAARYSAQQLREIGLDAAVAGMRAGSPAWLADELTRSWTAQWPGLPDAMEEAAGYGGPTREQLAELQVPMGVAGAVDDAVHPVAVAAEWAVAAPRAALRTVTLDAMGEEPTVLGDACVAALREAVSLL; translated from the coding sequence ATGACGGCCAACTTGCAAGGGATGACCGCGGTACTGCTGCCCGGCACGGGATCGGACGACGACTACATCCGCCGGGCCTTCGGCGGCGCCCTGCTCGAAGCGGGTGCCGTCGTGATCGCCCCGCGGCCGCTCCCGGGCGACCTGATCGGCGGTTATGTCGAAGCGCTCGACGCCGCCGCGCAGCACGGCCCCATCATCGTCGGCGGTGTATCGCTGGGCGCCGCGGTCGCCACGAACTGGGCGCTCAAGCACCCCGAACAGTGCATCGCCGTGCTGGCCGCACTGCCCGCCTGGACGGGTGATTCCGACGGCGCACCGGCCGCCCAGGCCGCCCGCTACTCGGCACAGCAGCTGCGCGAGATCGGGCTGGATGCGGCCGTGGCCGGCATGCGGGCGGGCAGCCCGGCCTGGCTCGCGGACGAGCTGACGCGGTCGTGGACAGCGCAGTGGCCGGGGCTACCCGACGCGATGGAAGAGGCGGCGGGTTATGGCGGGCCGACCCGCGAACAGCTCGCCGAGCTGCAGGTGCCGATGGGTGTCGCCGGGGCGGTGGACGACGCCGTGCACCCCGTCGCGGTCGCCGCCGAATGGGCCGTGGCGGCCCCCAGGGCCGCGCTGCGGACCGTCACCCTCGATGCGATGGGCGAAGAGCCGACGGTGCTCGGCGACGCCTGCGTGGCGGCGTTGCGGGAGGCCGTCAGCCTCCTGTGA
- the dut gene encoding dUTP diphosphatase, with translation MSTSLAVVRLDRDLPMPARAHDGDAGVDLFSAIDLELAPGQRELVPTGIAVAIPHGMVGLVHPRSGLAIRVGLSIVNAPGTVDAGYRGEIKVALINLDPSEPIIVKRGDRIAQLLVQRVELPELVEVTSFDEAGLADTSRGAGGHGSSGGHASL, from the coding sequence GTGTCCACCTCTCTGGCGGTAGTTCGGTTGGACCGGGATCTGCCGATGCCGGCCCGTGCTCACGACGGCGATGCCGGCGTCGATCTGTTCAGCGCGATCGACCTCGAACTGGCCCCCGGTCAGCGCGAGCTGGTGCCGACGGGGATCGCCGTCGCGATTCCGCACGGCATGGTCGGCCTGGTGCATCCGCGCTCGGGATTGGCTATCCGCGTTGGCCTTTCGATCGTGAACGCGCCGGGGACGGTCGACGCCGGGTACCGCGGCGAGATCAAGGTGGCGCTCATCAACCTCGACCCCAGCGAGCCCATCATCGTGAAACGCGGTGACCGGATCGCGCAGCTGCTGGTGCAGCGGGTCGAGCTGCCCGAGCTGGTCGAGGTCACGTCGTTCGACGAGGCGGGGCTGGCTGACACCTCACGTGGCGCGGGCGGCCACGGTTCCTCCGGCGGACATGCGAGTTTGTGA
- a CDS encoding OB-fold nucleic acid binding domain-containing protein, with protein MATAEGYLRRLTRRLTEDLEQSDVQELNDEALNTGAMRAVDCTRGQEVTMVGTLRCVETNGKGCSGGVRAELFDGTDTVTLVWLGQRRIPGIESGRTLRVHGRLGNLDSGAKAIYNPHYEIQK; from the coding sequence ATGGCTACGGCGGAAGGCTATTTACGCCGACTCACCCGGCGGCTTACCGAGGACCTCGAACAGAGCGATGTCCAGGAGCTGAACGACGAGGCCCTGAACACCGGCGCCATGCGAGCGGTGGACTGCACGCGCGGACAGGAAGTGACGATGGTCGGCACGCTGCGGTGTGTCGAGACCAACGGCAAGGGCTGTTCGGGCGGCGTGCGAGCCGAGCTGTTCGACGGCACCGACACGGTCACGCTGGTCTGGTTGGGTCAGCGGCGCATCCCAGGCATCGAATCCGGGCGCACCCTGCGCGTGCACGGACGGCTGGGCAACTTGGACAGCGGGGCCAAAGCGATCTACAACCCGCATTACGAGATTCAGAAGTGA
- a CDS encoding inositol monophosphatase family protein yields the protein MTAREPESATAPAALRALAEQLATEAAAFVRRRRGEVFAGAPQGDGAVRTKSSPTDPVTVVDTETERLLRARLAVLRPDDAILGEEEGGAARAPAGVPVWVLDPIDGTVNFMYGLGAYAVSVGVQIDGVSVAGAVANAATGEVFSAARGQGAVVTRDGTRTALRCNVIDELPMALVATGFAYARERRRQQAGAVAELLAEVRDIRRVGSCALDLCMVAAGRLDAYFESGVHVWDWAAAALVAEEAGAVVRLPAPGADDDDLVIAAAPGVAAALTRQLARVGYR from the coding sequence ATGACAGCACGCGAACCCGAAAGCGCCACCGCGCCTGCTGCGCTGCGCGCGCTCGCCGAGCAGCTGGCGACCGAGGCCGCGGCATTCGTCCGCCGCCGGCGCGGTGAGGTTTTCGCCGGTGCGCCGCAGGGCGACGGCGCGGTGCGCACCAAGAGCAGTCCGACCGACCCGGTGACCGTCGTCGACACCGAGACCGAGCGGCTGCTGCGCGCGCGGCTGGCGGTGCTGCGCCCGGATGACGCGATCCTGGGCGAGGAGGAAGGCGGTGCGGCGCGGGCGCCCGCCGGCGTTCCGGTGTGGGTGCTCGACCCCATCGACGGCACGGTGAACTTCATGTACGGGCTGGGCGCCTACGCGGTCTCGGTCGGGGTGCAGATCGACGGCGTGTCCGTGGCCGGCGCGGTGGCCAACGCGGCGACCGGCGAGGTGTTCTCCGCCGCGCGTGGCCAGGGGGCCGTGGTGACCCGGGACGGGACGCGGACGGCCTTGCGCTGCAACGTCATCGACGAACTCCCGATGGCCCTGGTGGCCACCGGGTTCGCCTACGCGCGGGAGCGGCGGCGACAGCAGGCCGGCGCGGTGGCCGAGCTGCTGGCAGAAGTCCGCGACATCCGCCGGGTCGGGTCGTGCGCCCTGGACCTGTGCATGGTCGCCGCGGGCCGGCTCGACGCGTATTTCGAATCCGGTGTGCACGTGTGGGATTGGGCGGCCGCGGCGCTGGTCGCCGAGGAGGCGGGTGCGGTGGTGCGGCTGCCCGCGCCGGGTGCGGACGACGACGACCTGGTCATCGCCGCGGCGCCTGGTGTCGCCGCGGCGCTGACCCGGCAGCTGGCGCGGGTCGGCTACCGCTAG
- a CDS encoding DUF3710 domain-containing protein: MAFEFKPEEDGPFDIEDFDDPADAEAARLDLGGVLVPVPDGSQLNVEVNEQGVPNAVWIMTPNGRFSVAAYAAPKTGGLWREIAAELAESLRNDNAQARIEDGPWGREVVGLPVPQPGQPQVVMRFIGTDGYRWMVRCVVVGTEETIDAIADEARTSLADTVVRRGETPLPVRSPLPVQLSEPLLEQLRAAAQQMAQQQMEQAQQALEQLQQHMQGQQPEGEPDARRSEQGSAMQQLRTQQMGTITGG, translated from the coding sequence ATGGCATTCGAGTTCAAACCCGAAGAAGACGGCCCCTTCGACATCGAGGACTTCGACGACCCGGCCGACGCCGAGGCCGCCCGCCTGGACCTGGGTGGGGTGCTCGTCCCGGTGCCCGACGGATCGCAGCTCAACGTCGAGGTCAACGAGCAGGGCGTGCCTAACGCCGTCTGGATCATGACACCCAACGGGCGCTTCTCCGTGGCCGCGTACGCCGCGCCCAAGACCGGCGGGCTGTGGCGGGAGATCGCCGCCGAGCTGGCCGAATCGCTTCGCAACGACAACGCGCAGGCCCGCATCGAGGACGGGCCGTGGGGCCGCGAGGTCGTGGGTCTGCCGGTGCCGCAGCCCGGCCAGCCGCAGGTCGTGATGCGTTTCATCGGCACCGACGGCTACCGGTGGATGGTGCGCTGCGTCGTCGTGGGCACCGAGGAGACCATCGACGCCATCGCCGACGAGGCGCGAACCTCGTTGGCGGACACCGTGGTTCGCCGTGGTGAAACCCCGCTGCCGGTCCGCAGCCCGCTGCCGGTGCAGCTGTCCGAGCCGCTGCTGGAGCAGCTGCGGGCCGCCGCCCAGCAGATGGCGCAGCAGCAGATGGAGCAGGCTCAGCAGGCGCTCGAGCAGCTGCAGCAGCACATGCAGGGACAGCAGCCCGAAGGGGAGCCTGATGCTCGCCGCAGTGAGCAGGGCTCGGCCATGCAGCAGCTGCGCACCCAGCAGATGGGCACCATCACAGGAGGCTGA
- a CDS encoding potassium channel family protein → MRVVVMGCGRVGASLADGLARIGHEVAVIDRDKTAFHRLSPEFPGERVLGMGFDRDVLERAGIEEAGAFAAVSSGDNSNIISARVARETFGVQRVVARIYDAKRAAVYERLGIPTIATVPWTTDRLLNLLTRETETTKWRDPSGNVGVTELSLHEDWVGYRVTALEGATGGRVAFLIRFGSGVLPDAKTVIQAGDQVYMAAVSGRVAEAIAIASLPPGDDVESH, encoded by the coding sequence GTGCGAGTAGTCGTGATGGGCTGCGGCCGAGTTGGCGCATCGCTGGCAGACGGATTGGCCCGCATCGGCCATGAGGTCGCCGTGATCGACCGAGATAAGACGGCATTCCACCGGCTGTCACCGGAATTCCCCGGAGAACGCGTGCTGGGCATGGGTTTTGACCGGGATGTGCTGGAGCGGGCCGGTATCGAAGAGGCCGGCGCATTCGCCGCCGTGTCCTCCGGTGACAACTCGAACATCATCTCCGCGCGTGTCGCGCGCGAGACGTTCGGTGTGCAGCGCGTCGTCGCCCGAATCTACGACGCCAAGCGCGCCGCGGTGTACGAGCGGCTGGGCATCCCGACCATCGCGACGGTGCCGTGGACCACCGACCGGTTGCTGAATCTGCTGACCCGCGAGACCGAAACCACGAAGTGGCGCGATCCGTCGGGCAATGTCGGCGTCACCGAGCTGTCGCTGCACGAGGACTGGGTCGGCTACCGCGTCACGGCGCTGGAAGGCGCGACCGGCGGCCGCGTCGCGTTCCTCATCCGGTTCGGCAGCGGCGTGCTGCCGGATGCCAAGACCGTCATCCAGGCCGGCGATCAGGTGTACATGGCCGCGGTGTCGGGCCGTGTCGCCGAAGCCATCGCCATCGCCTCGCTGCCGCCCGGCGACGACGTCGAAAGCCACTAG
- a CDS encoding DUF3093 domain-containing protein has product MSDTRAATQTVRYRERLTVPLWWWLPGFGLAALIALEVVQGVSGVPTWAPFAVLLPVAAATLVWMGRIELRVVSTGTGPDAETELWVGPAHIPTGVISRSAEVPRSAKSAALGRQLDPAAYVVHRAWVGPLILVVLDDPDDPTPYWLVSTRHPDRILAALQGR; this is encoded by the coding sequence GTGTCAGACACGCGAGCAGCCACCCAAACCGTCCGCTATCGGGAGCGGTTGACGGTGCCTTTGTGGTGGTGGTTACCGGGTTTCGGGCTGGCGGCCCTGATCGCGCTGGAAGTGGTGCAAGGCGTGTCGGGCGTACCGACCTGGGCGCCGTTCGCCGTCCTGCTGCCGGTCGCGGCGGCGACGCTGGTGTGGATGGGGCGCATCGAGCTGCGCGTGGTGAGCACCGGAACCGGGCCGGACGCCGAGACCGAGCTGTGGGTGGGGCCGGCGCACATCCCGACCGGCGTCATCTCGCGGTCGGCCGAGGTGCCGCGCTCGGCGAAGTCAGCGGCACTGGGACGCCAGCTGGACCCGGCCGCATACGTCGTGCATCGGGCCTGGGTCGGGCCGTTGATCCTCGTGGTTCTCGATGACCCGGACGACCCCACGCCGTACTGGCTGGTGAGCACGCGTCATCCCGATCGGATCCTGGCGGCGCTGCAGGGTCGCTAG
- a CDS encoding APC family permease: MSKLSTATRRLVIGRPFRSDKLAHTLLPKRIALPVFASDALSSVAYAPEEIFLVLSVAGLSAYSMAPWIGLAVAGVMLIVIASYRQNVHAYPSGGGDYEVVTTNLGHTAGLTVASALLVDYVLTVAVSTASAMSNIGSAVPFIAQNKVLFSVLAILILASLNLRGIRESGTAFAIPTYAFMIGMYLMLAWGFIQIFVLGHPLRAESAGFSIKSEHGDVLGFAMVFLVARAFSSGCAALTGVEAISNGVPAFQKPKSRNAATTLLLLGAIAVSLFMGIIVLAKQIGLKMADSVDQLVGAPAGYHQKTVVTQLAEAVFQGFPVGLYLIAGVTGLILVLAANTAFNGFPVLGSILAQDRYLPRQLHTRGDRLAFSNGILFLAFAAIAFVVAFNAEVTALIQLYIVGVFVSFTLSQIGMVRHWNRLLRTETEASERRRMQRARIVNTIGFLCTGAVLLVVIVTKFMAGAWIAILAMSLLFVLMKAIHKHYDTVAQELRSQSGPDEDVVLPSRNHAVVLVSNLHLPTLRALAYARATRPDVLEAITVSVDDAETRELVHKWEDSDVSVPLKVIASPYREITRPILDYVKRITAESKRTVVTVFIPEYVVGHWWEHILHNQSALRLKGRLLFIPNVMVTSVPWQLNSSERVKVTMAPGSAPGDTRRGIIE, encoded by the coding sequence GTGTCCAAGCTTTCGACCGCTACGCGACGGTTGGTGATCGGCCGACCCTTCCGCAGCGACAAGCTCGCCCACACGTTGCTGCCCAAACGTATCGCCTTACCGGTCTTCGCGTCGGATGCGTTGTCGTCGGTCGCCTACGCGCCGGAAGAAATCTTCCTGGTGTTGTCGGTCGCCGGTCTGTCGGCTTATTCGATGGCGCCGTGGATCGGCCTCGCGGTGGCCGGGGTCATGTTGATCGTGATCGCCAGTTATCGGCAGAACGTGCACGCCTATCCGTCCGGCGGCGGCGACTACGAGGTGGTCACCACGAACCTCGGGCACACCGCCGGGTTGACGGTGGCGAGCGCGCTATTGGTCGACTACGTCCTGACCGTGGCGGTGTCGACGGCGTCGGCGATGTCCAACATCGGGTCGGCCGTGCCGTTCATCGCCCAGAACAAGGTTCTGTTCTCGGTGCTGGCGATCCTGATCTTGGCGTCGCTGAACCTGCGCGGCATCCGGGAGTCCGGTACCGCGTTCGCGATTCCCACCTACGCCTTCATGATCGGCATGTACCTCATGCTGGCCTGGGGCTTCATTCAGATCTTCGTGCTGGGCCACCCGCTGCGGGCCGAGTCGGCCGGGTTCAGCATCAAGTCCGAGCACGGCGACGTGCTGGGCTTCGCCATGGTGTTCCTTGTCGCGCGCGCATTCTCGTCCGGCTGTGCCGCACTCACCGGTGTGGAAGCCATCAGTAACGGTGTGCCCGCCTTCCAGAAGCCGAAGTCGCGTAACGCCGCGACGACGCTGCTGCTGCTCGGCGCCATCGCGGTGTCGTTGTTCATGGGCATCATCGTGCTGGCCAAGCAGATCGGCCTGAAGATGGCCGACAGCGTGGACCAGCTGGTGGGCGCGCCTGCCGGCTATCACCAGAAGACGGTGGTCACGCAGCTGGCCGAGGCGGTGTTCCAGGGCTTCCCGGTGGGCCTGTACCTCATCGCCGGCGTGACGGGTCTGATCCTCGTCCTGGCCGCCAACACCGCCTTCAACGGTTTCCCGGTGCTGGGCTCGATCCTGGCGCAGGACCGCTACCTGCCCCGGCAGCTGCACACCCGCGGTGACCGGCTGGCCTTCTCCAACGGCATCCTGTTCCTCGCGTTCGCCGCCATCGCGTTCGTGGTGGCGTTCAACGCCGAGGTCACGGCGCTGATCCAGCTGTACATCGTCGGCGTGTTCGTGTCGTTCACGCTGAGCCAGATCGGCATGGTGCGGCACTGGAACCGGTTGCTGCGCACCGAGACCGAAGCGTCCGAGCGGCGCCGGATGCAGCGCGCGCGGATCGTCAACACCATCGGGTTCCTCTGCACGGGCGCCGTGCTGCTGGTGGTCATCGTGACGAAGTTCATGGCCGGGGCCTGGATCGCGATCCTGGCGATGAGCCTGCTGTTCGTCCTGATGAAGGCGATCCACAAGCACTACGACACCGTCGCCCAGGAACTGCGCTCCCAGTCGGGCCCGGACGAGGATGTCGTGCTGCCCAGCCGCAACCACGCCGTCGTTCTGGTGTCCAATCTGCACCTGCCGACGCTGCGGGCACTGGCCTACGCGCGGGCCACCCGGCCGGACGTCCTGGAGGCAATCACCGTCAGCGTCGACGACGCCGAGACGCGCGAGCTGGTGCACAAGTGGGAAGACAGCGACGTGTCGGTCCCGCTCAAGGTCATCGCGTCGCCGTACCGCGAAATCACCAGGCCCATCCTCGATTACGTCAAGCGCATCACCGCCGAGTCGAAGCGCACCGTGGTGACGGTGTTCATCCCGGAGTACGTCGTGGGCCACTGGTGGGAGCACATCCTGCACAACCAGAGTGCGCTGCGGCTGAAGGGCCGGCTGCTGTTCATCCCCAACGTGATGGTGACTTCCGTTCCGTGGCAGCTGAATTCGTCGGAGCGGGTGAAGGTGACCATGGCCCCGGGCTCGGCGCCCGGTGATACGCGACGGGGCATCATCGAGTGA